The following are from one region of the Cyanobium gracile PCC 6307 genome:
- a CDS encoding type I glyceraldehyde-3-phosphate dehydrogenase: MTLRVAINGFGRIGRNFMRCWLSRGENTGIEVVGLNDTSDPKTNAHLLQYDTMLGHIRNAEVSYTDDTIVVNGKPIKCFSDRNPLNLPWKEWGVDLVIEATGVFIDEKGAGKHIEAGASKVLITAPGKGDGVGTFVVGVNADQYRHEDFAIISNASCTSNCMAPVVKVLDQAFGIVKGTMTTTHSYTGDQRILDASHRDLRRARAAAVNIVPTSTGAAKAVALVYPPMKGKLNGIALRVPTPNVSVVDLVLEVSRGTTKEEVNATLKSASENGMKGIIKYCDLPLVSTDHAGTDESAIVDSDLTLVMGDNMVKVIAWYDNEWGYSQRVVDLAEVVARNWK; the protein is encoded by the coding sequence ATGACCTTGCGCGTTGCGATCAATGGATTTGGCCGAATCGGTCGGAATTTCATGCGCTGCTGGCTGAGCCGCGGTGAGAACACCGGCATCGAAGTGGTGGGCCTGAACGACACCTCCGATCCGAAGACCAACGCCCACCTGCTCCAATACGACACGATGCTCGGCCACATCCGCAATGCGGAAGTGAGCTATACCGACGACACCATCGTGGTCAACGGCAAGCCGATCAAGTGCTTCTCCGACCGCAATCCTCTCAACCTTCCCTGGAAGGAGTGGGGCGTCGACCTGGTGATCGAGGCCACCGGCGTCTTCATTGACGAGAAGGGGGCTGGCAAGCATATCGAAGCCGGTGCCAGCAAGGTCCTGATCACGGCTCCCGGCAAGGGTGACGGCGTCGGCACCTTCGTGGTCGGCGTCAACGCCGATCAGTACCGCCACGAGGACTTCGCCATCATCAGCAACGCCAGCTGCACCTCCAACTGCATGGCGCCGGTGGTGAAGGTGCTCGACCAGGCCTTCGGCATCGTCAAGGGCACGATGACCACCACCCACAGCTATACCGGGGACCAGCGCATCCTCGATGCCAGCCACCGCGACCTGCGTCGCGCCCGGGCTGCCGCCGTCAACATCGTTCCCACTTCCACCGGCGCCGCCAAGGCGGTGGCTCTGGTGTACCCGCCGATGAAGGGCAAGCTGAACGGCATCGCCCTGCGGGTGCCCACCCCCAACGTCTCGGTGGTCGATCTGGTGCTCGAAGTGAGCCGCGGCACCACCAAGGAGGAGGTGAACGCCACCCTCAAGTCCGCCTCGGAGAACGGCATGAAGGGGATCATCAAGTACTGCGACCTGCCTCTGGTCTCCACCGACCACGCCGGCACCGACGAGTCGGCGATCGTCGATTCCGATCTCACCCTGGTGATGGGCGACAACATGGTCAAGGTCATCGCCTGGTACGACAACGAGTGGGGCTACAGCCAGCGCGTCGTCGACCTGGCCGAGGTGGTGGCCCGCAACTGGAAGTGA
- a CDS encoding DUF6554 family protein, with translation MATRHSLSHRLGPIVLAAAAVLMAGAGTAQSARAGNDIEGPGGKGAQVYCFMRNNGNVHEVSWTAAYALIKRQSSGLFKTSPEHAAVMITESVVQNPGTFPDCGRFLGDLYAPRTSGSTAASPEPGPTSISVVGGGKAGGSGMTRSERYN, from the coding sequence ATGGCCACACGCCACTCTCTCTCTCACCGACTGGGCCCGATCGTCCTGGCGGCGGCGGCCGTCCTGATGGCCGGCGCCGGCACCGCCCAGAGCGCCCGTGCAGGCAATGACATTGAGGGTCCCGGTGGCAAGGGGGCCCAGGTGTACTGCTTCATGCGCAACAACGGCAACGTCCATGAAGTGAGCTGGACCGCCGCCTATGCCCTGATCAAGCGCCAGAGCTCCGGTCTGTTCAAGACCTCCCCCGAACACGCGGCGGTGATGATCACCGAGTCCGTGGTCCAGAACCCCGGCACCTTCCCGGATTGCGGCCGCTTCCTGGGGGATCTCTATGCACCGCGGACCTCCGGCAGCACCGCGGCCAGCCCCGAACCCGGCCCCACCTCCATCTCGGTCGTCGGCGGTGGTAAGGCTGGTGGCAGCGGCATGACCCGGAGTGAGCGTTACAACTGA
- the efp gene encoding elongation factor P: MISSNDFRTGTTIELDGQVWRVVEFLHVKPGKGSAFVRTKLKGVQSGNVVEKTFRAGETMPQALLEKSTLQHTYMEGDDYVFMDMASYEETRLTAKQIGDGRKYLKEGMEVSVVSWNGKPLEVELPNSVVLEVTQTDPGVKGDTATGGTKPAIVETGAQVMVPLFITIGEKIKVDTRTDSYLGRES; encoded by the coding sequence ATGATCTCCAGCAACGACTTTCGCACCGGCACAACCATTGAGCTGGATGGCCAGGTCTGGCGCGTCGTCGAATTCCTTCACGTCAAGCCCGGCAAGGGCTCGGCCTTCGTGCGCACCAAGCTCAAGGGCGTCCAGAGCGGCAACGTGGTGGAGAAGACCTTCCGCGCCGGGGAGACCATGCCCCAGGCCCTGCTGGAGAAGTCGACCCTCCAGCACACCTACATGGAAGGTGATGACTACGTTTTCATGGACATGGCCTCCTACGAGGAGACCCGCCTGACCGCCAAGCAGATCGGCGACGGACGCAAGTACCTCAAGGAGGGCATGGAGGTGAGCGTCGTCTCCTGGAACGGCAAGCCCCTGGAGGTGGAGCTGCCCAATTCGGTGGTGCTCGAAGTCACCCAGACCGACCCCGGCGTCAAGGGCGACACCGCCACCGGCGGCACCAAGCCCGCCATCGTCGAGACCGGCGCCCAGGTGATGGTGCCCCTGTTCATCACGATCGGCGAGAAGATCAAGGTCGACACCCGTACCGACAGTTATCTGGGCCGGGAGTCCTGA
- a CDS encoding nucleoside-diphosphate sugar epimerase: MTADSVNPGADGGRIDHPALPAAAAAIDRMLVLGGGYTGRRLALALEAAGVPVLLTHRQPAPPGDARGWLHFDPDQGALPSQADLAGVSHVLVTIPPDAGGRDPVLESLETRLRQLAPVWVGYLSTTGVYGDTGGAWVDETSPTRPLLERSQARLACEQAWRRSGLPVQLLRLPAIYGPGRNPMVSLRNGTARLIHKPGQVFSRVHVDDIVGAVLHTIALSPEARPDTLILADTFPCPSSEILGLAAHLLDCRLPEVQRYEDVAAGMGPMARSFWSENRRASSRRLRDDLGYRLLYPTYREGLASCSGDFF, encoded by the coding sequence ATGACGGCAGATTCTGTCAACCCGGGGGCCGACGGCGGCCGGATCGACCACCCGGCTCTGCCCGCGGCCGCCGCCGCCATCGACCGGATGCTGGTGCTCGGCGGTGGCTACACCGGCCGCCGCCTCGCCCTGGCGCTGGAGGCGGCCGGTGTGCCGGTGCTGCTCACCCATCGCCAGCCGGCCCCGCCGGGCGACGCCCGGGGCTGGCTGCACTTCGATCCCGACCAGGGCGCCCTGCCTAGCCAGGCCGACCTGGCCGGGGTCAGCCACGTGCTGGTGACGATCCCGCCCGATGCCGGCGGCCGTGATCCGGTGCTGGAGTCCCTCGAGACCCGCCTGCGTCAGCTGGCGCCGGTCTGGGTGGGCTATCTCTCCACCACCGGGGTCTACGGCGACACCGGCGGCGCCTGGGTGGACGAGACAAGCCCCACCCGGCCGTTGCTGGAGCGCAGCCAGGCGCGGCTGGCCTGCGAGCAGGCCTGGCGCCGCAGCGGCCTGCCGGTGCAGCTGCTGCGGCTGCCCGCCATCTACGGCCCAGGCCGCAACCCGATGGTGAGCCTGCGCAACGGCACGGCCCGGCTCATCCACAAGCCCGGCCAGGTGTTCTCGCGGGTGCACGTCGACGACATCGTCGGCGCGGTGCTGCACACCATCGCCCTGTCCCCCGAGGCCAGGCCCGACACGCTGATCCTGGCGGACACCTTCCCCTGCCCCTCCAGCGAGATCCTGGGCCTGGCCGCCCATCTGCTGGACTGCCGGCTGCCGGAGGTGCAGCGCTACGAGGACGTGGCCGCGGGGATGGGTCCCATGGCCCGCAGCTTCTGGAGCGAGAATCGACGGGCCAGCAGCCGGAGGCTCAGGGACGACCTCGGCTACCGCCTGCTCTACCCCACCTACCGGGAGGGCCTGGCGTCCTGCAGCGGCGACTTCTTCTGA
- a CDS encoding HNH endonuclease, which produces MQARDGVFLEDLCPKLRARRWRQSLHRMTGRRCLYCGEASESIDHVHPLSRGGQSITENCVPACLGCNGRKGDSDAFVWYRSQPFYDPRRAMALRAWTDGDLRLALRLLQWVAPAELETATAAEAEVTHQTRQASTPLWRWQMAS; this is translated from the coding sequence ATGCAGGCCAGGGATGGAGTCTTTCTCGAAGACCTCTGCCCCAAGCTGCGAGCGCGTCGATGGCGACAGTCGCTGCACCGGATGACCGGCCGCCGCTGCCTCTACTGCGGCGAGGCGTCGGAATCCATCGACCACGTGCATCCGCTCAGCCGCGGCGGCCAGAGCATCACCGAGAACTGCGTGCCGGCCTGCCTGGGATGCAACGGCCGCAAAGGGGACAGCGATGCGTTCGTCTGGTACCGGAGTCAGCCCTTCTACGACCCGCGCCGGGCGATGGCCCTGCGGGCCTGGACTGACGGTGATCTGCGCCTGGCCCTGCGCCTGCTCCAGTGGGTGGCCCCCGCCGAACTGGAGACAGCCACGGCCGCCGAAGCGGAAGTGACTCACCAGACGCGACAGGCCTCCACCCCGTTGTGGCGGTGGCAGATGGCCTCCTGA
- a CDS encoding peptidylprolyl isomerase, whose amino-acid sequence MDRRRRRIGFTTTLAARLGAALTLVLTLLLAVPAAWAYLPQGNAVSDPTALLRNALPMEQGDLQGLQHRLEDTSDDLRAKRWSSLTGSVRRAESQLGGSRERILASFDPADRPTAEALLADTAVHLQELAAAGEAQDRDRFLAARREALADIGQAEALLVGPFPFTIPAEFDGLPRLLGRATVRLTTTKGDLTTVVDGYNAPLTAGAFVDLVQRGFYDGLPFNRAEDFYVLQTGDPAGPATGYVDPISKQERTVPLEIMVPGQEAPFYNQTFEDLGMFKAEPVLPFASKGTLGWAHSDEALGDGSSQFFLFLFEPELTPAGLNLIDGRYAAFGYVVDGFDVLEELTADDGIVKATVVEGADNLRPHA is encoded by the coding sequence ATGGACCGGCGACGCAGGCGCATCGGGTTCACCACCACGCTGGCCGCCCGGCTGGGGGCCGCCCTGACCCTCGTTCTCACCCTGCTGCTGGCGGTCCCCGCCGCCTGGGCCTACCTGCCCCAGGGCAACGCCGTCAGCGATCCCACCGCCCTGCTGCGCAACGCCCTTCCCATGGAGCAGGGCGACCTGCAGGGGCTCCAGCACCGCCTTGAGGACACCAGCGACGACCTGCGGGCCAAGCGCTGGAGCAGCCTGACCGGCTCCGTGCGCCGGGCCGAGTCCCAGCTCGGCGGCAGCCGGGAGCGGATCCTGGCCAGCTTCGATCCCGCCGACCGGCCCACCGCCGAAGCCCTGCTGGCCGACACGGCGGTGCATCTGCAGGAGCTGGCGGCCGCCGGTGAAGCCCAGGACCGGGACCGGTTCCTGGCCGCCCGCCGGGAGGCCCTCGCCGACATCGGCCAGGCCGAGGCCCTGCTGGTGGGGCCCTTCCCGTTCACGATTCCCGCCGAATTCGACGGGCTGCCGCGGCTCCTGGGCCGCGCCACCGTGCGGCTCACCACCACCAAAGGCGACCTGACCACCGTCGTGGACGGCTACAACGCCCCCCTGACCGCCGGCGCCTTCGTGGACCTGGTGCAGCGCGGCTTCTACGACGGCCTGCCCTTCAACCGCGCCGAGGACTTCTACGTGCTCCAGACCGGCGATCCCGCCGGCCCGGCCACCGGCTACGTGGATCCGATCAGCAAGCAGGAGCGCACCGTGCCCCTGGAGATCATGGTGCCCGGCCAGGAGGCCCCCTTCTACAACCAGACCTTCGAGGACCTGGGGATGTTCAAGGCCGAACCGGTGCTGCCCTTCGCCAGCAAGGGCACCCTGGGGTGGGCCCACTCCGACGAGGCCCTGGGCGACGGCTCCTCCCAGTTCTTCCTGTTCCTGTTCGAACCGGAGCTCACCCCGGCGGGCCTCAACCTCATCGACGGGCGCTATGCCGCCTTCGGCTATGTGGTGGACGGCTTCGACGTGCTCGAGGAGCTCACCGCCGACGACGGCATCGTCAAGGCGACGGTGGTCGAGGGGGCCGACAACCTGCGCCCCCATGCCTGA
- the thiL gene encoding thiamine-phosphate kinase translates to MPEGPTLAQLGEGELIRRLGTFAPPGQFDDDAALLGAALLGAHPAGDPPLVLNTDVLVEDVHFSAATMGAADVGWRAAAANLSDLAAMGCRGAVGITVALVAPGDTPWAWVEGAYGGMAELLAAHGGVLLGGDCSGGRQRLLAVTALGRLPAGGGAIRRGDGRPGDVLISTGAHGLSRLGLALLRGEALPALLAAGRERAIRAHRRPVPRFDAVAALGASRPATLDWRVAGCDSSDGLAIAASCLAAASGCTALLSRGALPLAAELEGQDAGEDWCLWGGEDFELVLALEPAWAEGLVERLAGACRIGQLVEPQPCGTLGWAEGGAPIAPPAAAFHHFG, encoded by the coding sequence ATGCCTGAGGGGCCCACCCTGGCCCAGCTGGGGGAAGGGGAGCTGATCCGGCGCCTCGGTACCTTCGCGCCCCCGGGGCAGTTCGACGATGACGCCGCCCTGCTCGGAGCGGCCCTGCTGGGGGCGCACCCGGCGGGGGATCCGCCCCTGGTGCTGAACACCGACGTACTGGTGGAGGACGTCCACTTCAGTGCGGCGACGATGGGGGCCGCCGATGTGGGCTGGCGGGCGGCGGCGGCCAACCTCTCCGATCTGGCGGCCATGGGCTGCCGCGGCGCCGTGGGCATCACCGTGGCCCTGGTGGCCCCTGGGGATACGCCCTGGGCCTGGGTGGAGGGGGCCTACGGCGGCATGGCGGAGCTGCTGGCGGCCCACGGCGGCGTGCTGCTCGGGGGCGACTGCAGCGGCGGCCGCCAGCGTCTGCTGGCCGTCACCGCCCTGGGCCGGCTCCCGGCGGGGGGCGGCGCGATCCGCCGCGGGGACGGCCGGCCGGGGGATGTGCTGATCAGCACCGGCGCCCATGGGCTCAGCCGCCTGGGCCTGGCCCTGCTGCGGGGCGAGGCGCTGCCGGCCCTGCTGGCGGCCGGCCGGGAGCGGGCGATCCGTGCCCACCGCAGGCCCGTGCCCCGGTTCGATGCGGTGGCGGCCCTGGGGGCCAGCCGCCCGGCGACCCTGGACTGGCGGGTGGCCGGCTGCGACAGCAGTGATGGCCTGGCGATCGCGGCCTCCTGCCTGGCGGCGGCCAGCGGCTGCACGGCCCTGCTGTCCCGGGGCGCCCTGCCCCTGGCGGCGGAGCTGGAGGGCCAGGACGCCGGCGAGGACTGGTGCCTCTGGGGAGGTGAAGATTTCGAACTGGTGCTGGCCTTGGAGCCGGCCTGGGCCGAGGGCCTGGTGGAACGGCTGGCGGGCGCCTGCCGGATCGGCCAGCTGGTGGAACCCCAGCCCTGCGGAACCCTGGGTTGGGCGGAGGGGGGAGCCCCTATCGCCCCACCGGCCGCCGCCTTCCACCATTTCGGCTGA
- a CDS encoding DEAD/DEAH box helicase has product MRLGASGLIEVVSPFDAVTQAQLRAIRPRGQWLSHRGCWQFPLEAAAALQQQCAGRFPLTPELARWFGWLGQPLPPLPPHRALVAAAAAHDELPDGRRLFRHQRLAVRWLLARRGAVLADAMGLGKTLSALVAGRALVRMADCRLVVVAPAGLHHHWRQEAAALGLRLELHSWARLPAELPAAGTVLIADEAHFAQSLQAARTQAFLRLARHPRLRAIWLLTGTPMKNGRPVQLYPLLAAIGHPLAADQRHFEERYCQGHWREQGGRRIWQASGASQLEELQRLVRPLVLHRRKGQCLDLPPKRRLERPVSLDPAGAEAFERALQARIDDYRRRSMAGEVRRDAEALAVFTALRQIASRHKVDATVALVAELVASGEAVVVFTAFVATALALHEQLGRPGDGGPLVGAVPPLRRQKLVDAFQSGRNPVLIATYGTGGLGFTLHRARHVVLVERPWTPGDAEQAEDRCHRIGMGAALTSHWLQLGVADRLVDDLIASKAERISLLLQGQDSLRRQGALPALVRRWLESG; this is encoded by the coding sequence ATGCGCCTGGGCGCCTCGGGTCTGATCGAGGTGGTCAGTCCGTTCGACGCGGTCACCCAGGCCCAGCTGCGGGCCATCCGCCCCCGGGGCCAGTGGCTCAGCCACCGCGGCTGCTGGCAGTTTCCCCTCGAGGCGGCCGCGGCACTGCAGCAGCAGTGCGCCGGCCGCTTCCCGCTCACCCCGGAGCTGGCCCGCTGGTTCGGCTGGCTGGGGCAGCCCCTGCCGCCCCTGCCCCCCCACCGGGCCCTGGTGGCGGCGGCCGCCGCCCACGATGAACTCCCCGACGGCCGCCGCCTGTTTCGCCACCAGCGGCTGGCAGTGCGCTGGCTGCTGGCCCGCCGTGGCGCCGTGCTGGCGGATGCCATGGGTCTCGGCAAGACCCTCAGTGCCCTGGTGGCCGGCCGCGCCCTGGTGCGCATGGCGGACTGCCGGCTGGTGGTGGTGGCCCCGGCGGGGCTGCACCACCACTGGCGCCAGGAGGCAGCGGCCCTGGGCCTGCGCCTGGAGCTGCACAGCTGGGCCCGGCTGCCGGCGGAGCTGCCGGCCGCCGGCACGGTGCTGATCGCTGACGAGGCCCATTTCGCCCAGTCGCTCCAGGCCGCCCGCACCCAGGCCTTTCTGCGCCTGGCTCGCCATCCGCGCCTGCGGGCGATCTGGCTGCTCACCGGCACGCCGATGAAGAACGGCCGGCCGGTCCAGCTCTACCCCCTGCTGGCCGCCATCGGCCATCCCCTGGCGGCCGACCAGCGCCACTTCGAGGAGCGCTATTGCCAGGGGCACTGGCGGGAGCAGGGGGGACGGCGGATCTGGCAGGCCAGCGGCGCCAGCCAGCTGGAGGAGCTGCAGCGGCTGGTGCGCCCCCTGGTGCTCCATCGCCGCAAGGGGCAGTGCCTGGATCTGCCCCCGAAGCGGCGGCTCGAGCGGCCCGTCAGCCTCGATCCTGCTGGCGCCGAGGCCTTCGAGCGGGCTCTGCAGGCGCGGATCGACGACTACCGCCGCCGGTCCATGGCCGGTGAGGTGCGCCGCGACGCCGAGGCCCTGGCCGTGTTCACCGCCCTGCGCCAGATCGCCTCGCGCCACAAGGTGGACGCCACCGTCGCGCTGGTGGCCGAGCTGGTGGCTTCCGGCGAAGCGGTGGTGGTGTTCACGGCCTTCGTGGCCACGGCCCTGGCCCTGCACGAGCAGCTGGGCCGGCCAGGGGATGGGGGGCCCCTCGTGGGCGCCGTGCCGCCGCTGCGCCGCCAGAAGCTGGTGGATGCCTTTCAGTCGGGCCGGAACCCCGTGCTGATCGCCACCTACGGCACCGGCGGCCTCGGCTTCACCCTGCACCGGGCCCGGCATGTGGTGCTGGTCGAGCGGCCCTGGACCCCGGGCGACGCCGAGCAGGCGGAGGACCGCTGCCACCGGATCGGCATGGGGGCCGCGCTCACCAGCCACTGGCTGCAGCTGGGTGTGGCCGACCGGCTGGTGGACGACCTGATCGCCAGCAAGGCCGAGCGGATCTCCCTGCTGCTGCAGGGGCAGGACAGCCTGCGTCGCCAGGGGGCCCTGCCGGCGCTGGTGCGCCGGTGGCTGGAGAGCGGCTGA
- a CDS encoding pyridoxal-phosphate-dependent aminotransferase family protein, whose protein sequence is MQDKLTLMIPGPTPVPETVLQAMARHPIGHRSADFQKIVRRTTEQLQWLHQTKGHVLVLTGSGTAAMEAAIVNTLSRGDRVLCGDNGKFGERWVKVAKAYGLNVEVIKAEWGQPLDPEAFRAALEADTAKEIRGVILTHSETSTGVINDLQAIARHVKAHGTALTIADCVTSLGACDVPMDAWGVDVVGSGSQKGYMMPPGLSFVAMSERAWTAYERSDLPKFYLDLGKYRKAADDDSNPFTPAINLYFALEAALGMMQKEGLEAIFARHDRHRRATQAAMKAIGLPLYAAEGHGSPAITAVAPEGIDAEALRKQVKERFDILLAGGQDHLKGKVFRIGHLGFVCDRDVLTAVAAIEATLQGLGLSKAPTGAGVAAAAAALAG, encoded by the coding sequence ATGCAGGACAAGCTCACTCTGATGATCCCCGGCCCCACCCCGGTGCCGGAGACCGTCCTGCAGGCCATGGCCCGCCATCCGATCGGCCACCGCAGCGCCGATTTCCAGAAGATCGTGCGCCGCACCACCGAGCAGCTGCAGTGGCTGCACCAGACCAAGGGCCACGTGCTGGTGCTCACCGGCAGCGGCACGGCGGCGATGGAGGCCGCGATCGTCAACACCCTCAGCCGCGGCGACCGGGTGCTTTGCGGCGACAACGGCAAGTTCGGCGAACGCTGGGTGAAGGTGGCGAAGGCCTACGGGCTGAACGTGGAGGTGATCAAGGCGGAATGGGGCCAGCCCCTCGACCCGGAGGCCTTCCGCGCCGCCCTCGAGGCCGACACCGCCAAGGAGATCCGGGGGGTGATCCTGACCCACTCAGAAACCTCCACCGGGGTGATCAACGACCTGCAGGCCATTGCCCGCCATGTGAAGGCCCACGGCACGGCCCTCACCATCGCCGACTGCGTCACCAGCCTCGGGGCCTGTGACGTGCCCATGGACGCCTGGGGCGTGGACGTGGTGGGCTCTGGCTCCCAGAAGGGGTACATGATGCCGCCGGGCCTGAGCTTCGTGGCCATGAGCGAGCGGGCCTGGACGGCCTACGAGCGCTCCGACCTGCCCAAGTTCTATCTGGATCTCGGCAAGTACCGCAAGGCGGCCGACGACGACAGCAACCCCTTCACTCCGGCGATCAACCTCTACTTCGCCCTCGAGGCCGCCCTGGGGATGATGCAGAAGGAGGGCCTGGAGGCGATCTTCGCCCGCCACGACCGCCATCGCCGGGCCACCCAGGCGGCGATGAAGGCCATCGGCCTGCCCCTGTATGCGGCCGAGGGCCACGGCAGCCCGGCGATCACGGCGGTGGCGCCGGAGGGCATCGATGCCGAGGCCCTGCGCAAGCAGGTGAAGGAGCGTTTCGACATCCTGCTGGCGGGCGGCCAGGACCACCTCAAGGGCAAGGTGTTCCGCATCGGCCACCTGGGCTTCGTCTGCGACCGCGACGTGCTCACGGCCGTGGCGGCCATCGAGGCCACCCTGCAGGGCCTGGGGCTGTCCAAGGCGCCGACCGGCGCCGGCGTGGCGGCGGCGGCGGCGGCGCTGGCCGGCTGA
- the accB gene encoding acetyl-CoA carboxylase biotin carboxyl carrier protein, with protein sequence MQLDHDQLRQLLALLGDSDIQELKLEGDDFRLEVRRNLPAPAPATVTMVQAPAGAPPPSPAPAAAVAPAPGPSAPPPPAASVRSDLQAVTAPMVGTFYRSSAPGEAPFVEVGSRISAGQPVCILEAMKLMNELECEFSGEVVEILVENGTPVEFGQVLMRIKAG encoded by the coding sequence ATGCAGCTCGATCACGACCAACTGCGCCAGTTGCTGGCCCTGCTCGGGGACAGCGACATTCAGGAGCTCAAGCTCGAAGGCGATGACTTCCGTCTGGAGGTGCGCCGCAACCTGCCGGCCCCCGCGCCGGCGACCGTCACCATGGTGCAGGCTCCGGCCGGGGCACCACCGCCGTCTCCCGCCCCTGCGGCCGCGGTCGCCCCTGCCCCGGGGCCTTCGGCGCCCCCGCCGCCCGCTGCTTCCGTGCGCAGTGATCTGCAGGCCGTCACGGCTCCGATGGTGGGCACCTTCTACCGCTCCTCGGCTCCGGGGGAGGCCCCCTTCGTGGAGGTGGGCAGCCGCATCAGCGCCGGCCAGCCGGTGTGCATCCTCGAGGCGATGAAGTTGATGAACGAGCTGGAGTGCGAGTTCAGCGGCGAGGTGGTGGAGATCCTGGTGGAGAACGGCACCCCGGTGGAATTCGGCCAGGTGCTGATGCGGATCAAGGCCGGCTGA
- a CDS encoding AbrB family transcriptional regulator, producing MNHAWHLLMYALAGLAGGLLALRTGIPAAPLAGALLGAALVSVSGRLEVAQWPVGTRTLLEIGIGTVIGTGLTGTALLELRQLWRPALLITVTLVLTGLVVGLGCSRLMGVNPVVALLGAAPGGISGMSLVGAEFGVGAAVATLHAVRLITVLVILPLVVRLVLPATATPPGG from the coding sequence ATGAACCATGCCTGGCATCTGCTCATGTACGCGCTGGCGGGGCTCGCCGGCGGCCTGCTGGCCCTGCGCACCGGCATCCCGGCGGCCCCCCTGGCCGGCGCCCTGCTGGGGGCCGCCCTGGTCAGCGTCTCGGGGCGGTTGGAGGTGGCCCAGTGGCCGGTCGGCACCCGCACCCTGCTGGAGATCGGCATCGGCACCGTGATCGGCACGGGCCTCACCGGCACGGCCCTGCTGGAACTGCGCCAGCTCTGGCGACCCGCGCTCCTGATCACGGTCACCCTGGTGCTCACCGGGCTGGTGGTGGGGCTGGGCTGCAGCCGGCTGATGGGCGTCAATCCGGTGGTGGCCCTGCTGGGGGCGGCCCCAGGGGGCATCAGCGGCATGAGCCTGGTCGGCGCCGAGTTCGGCGTCGGGGCGGCGGTGGCCACCCTCCACGCCGTGCGCCTGATCACGGTGCTGGTGATCCTGCCCCTGGTGGTGCGGCTGGTGCTGCCGGCGACCGCCACCCCACCGGGCGGCTGA
- the pdxA gene encoding 4-hydroxythreonine-4-phosphate dehydrogenase PdxA, translated as MKTTADRLVIALGDPAGIGAEVTLKALARPRPAGQEVVLVGCGRWLRDCHRQLLTCSDAPLADPDAFALVDIPLEQPVVPGVSSPTAGAASFAWLTEAVALVGAGGGRALVTAPIAKASWQAAGHAYPGQTERLAELTGAADAGMLFTAVAPGGGWRLNTLLATTHIPLAEVSVRLGPELVEQRLEALLAFCRRFRSRPRLVVAGLNPHAGEGGHLGREEQDWLIPTLQAWQGRHPEVRLEGPVPPDTCWLEAADAWRGQAEGADGYLALYHDQGLIPVKLLAFDAAVNTTLGLPFLRTSPDHGTAFAIAGRGIARADSMAAAIQTAWELGPPPEAFALSRP; from the coding sequence ATGAAAACTACTGCGGATCGCCTCGTCATCGCCCTGGGGGATCCCGCCGGCATCGGCGCCGAGGTGACCCTCAAGGCCCTTGCCCGGCCCCGGCCCGCCGGCCAGGAGGTGGTGCTGGTGGGCTGCGGCCGCTGGCTGCGGGACTGCCACCGCCAGCTGCTGACCTGCAGCGACGCGCCCCTGGCCGACCCCGATGCGTTTGCCTTGGTGGACATCCCCCTGGAGCAGCCGGTGGTCCCGGGGGTGAGCAGCCCCACGGCCGGTGCCGCCAGTTTCGCCTGGCTGACCGAGGCCGTGGCGCTGGTGGGCGCCGGCGGCGGCCGGGCCCTGGTGACAGCCCCGATCGCCAAGGCCAGCTGGCAGGCAGCGGGCCATGCCTACCCCGGCCAGACCGAGCGGCTGGCGGAACTGACCGGCGCCGCCGACGCCGGAATGCTGTTCACCGCAGTGGCCCCCGGCGGCGGCTGGCGGCTCAACACGCTCCTGGCCACCACCCACATCCCCCTGGCTGAGGTGAGCGTCCGGCTCGGGCCGGAGCTGGTGGAGCAGCGGCTGGAGGCCCTGCTGGCCTTCTGCCGCCGCTTCCGCAGCCGGCCCCGGCTGGTGGTGGCGGGCCTCAACCCCCACGCGGGGGAGGGGGGCCACCTGGGCCGGGAGGAGCAGGACTGGCTGATTCCCACCCTGCAGGCGTGGCAGGGCCGGCATCCGGAGGTGCGGCTGGAGGGGCCGGTGCCGCCGGACACCTGCTGGCTGGAGGCGGCGGACGCCTGGAGGGGCCAGGCTGAAGGGGCGGACGGCTACCTGGCGCTGTACCACGACCAGGGGCTGATCCCGGTGAAGCTGCTGGCCTTCGACGCCGCCGTCAACACCACCCTGGGCCTGCCCTTCCTGCGCACCTCCCCCGACCACGGCACCGCCTTCGCCATCGCCGGCCGGGGCATCGCCAGGGCCGACAGCATGGCGGCGGCAATCCAGACCGCCTGGGAGCTGGGTCCGCCCCCGGAGGCGTTCGCCCTCAGCCGGCCTTGA